Proteins encoded within one genomic window of Polaribacter sp. NJDZ03:
- a CDS encoding metallophosphoesterase family protein, with protein MAIYAIGDIHGSINALKTIFQQGLIKENDKVVFLGDYIDKGPDSKGVIDWLIEKNKTFDFEFIRGNHEVMMTLAKSSTKIFKHWLNDYGGSLTLNSYNIDDTQSWMHQIDKKLWNFIDSCLPYLEIGEFIFVHAGLEKNKHLEEQNEHYLYHNKFEKPTIYDANKIVICGHTARINGKIADFGHTICIDTFAHGGMWLTCLNVETGQFLKANNKGEIEEGKLKKMHLIS; from the coding sequence ATGGCAATTTATGCAATTGGAGATATACATGGTAGTATAAACGCATTAAAAACTATTTTTCAACAGGGTTTGATAAAAGAAAATGATAAAGTTGTTTTTCTTGGAGACTATATTGATAAGGGCCCTGATAGCAAAGGCGTTATTGATTGGTTAATTGAAAAAAACAAAACATTCGACTTCGAATTTATTCGTGGCAACCATGAGGTAATGATGACACTTGCCAAATCTTCCACCAAAATATTTAAGCATTGGCTAAACGATTATGGAGGATCACTTACATTAAACTCCTATAATATTGATGATACCCAAAGTTGGATGCATCAAATAGATAAAAAGCTTTGGAATTTTATTGATTCTTGCTTACCTTATTTAGAAATTGGAGAATTTATTTTTGTGCATGCAGGACTTGAAAAAAACAAGCATTTAGAGGAACAAAATGAGCATTATTTATATCATAACAAGTTTGAAAAACCAACAATTTATGACGCAAATAAAATAGTGATTTGCGGACATACTGCTCGGATAAATGGAAAAATAGCAGATTTTGGTCACACAATTTGTATTGATACTTTTGCACATGGTGGCATGTGGTTAACTTGTTTGAATGTTGAAACAGGCCAGTTTTTAAAAGCAAATAACAAAGGAGAAATAGAAGAAGGAAAATTAAAAAAAATGCATTTAATCTCTTAA
- the hemG gene encoding menaquinone-dependent protoporphyrinogen IX dehydrogenase has protein sequence MERKIGIIYSSIDGQTKKICKKLSANFNKNQIKTALFSIENFNGNLSEFHTLIIGASIRYGKHNKQVYEFILKNKEHLKEIKTAFFSVNLVARKEDKNTPSTNPYLIKFIKEINWTPDFLEVFAGKLDYKSYSIIDRIMIKLIMRLTDGPTKSKEPIEFTNWQKVDDFSLKISQNCKNKHITL, from the coding sequence ATGGAAAGAAAGATAGGAATTATTTACTCTTCTATAGACGGACAGACTAAAAAAATTTGTAAAAAGCTAAGTGCTAATTTCAATAAAAATCAAATAAAAACAGCACTATTTTCAATTGAAAATTTTAATGGTAATTTATCTGAATTTCACACACTAATAATTGGAGCTAGTATTAGATATGGAAAACACAACAAACAAGTTTATGAATTTATCTTAAAAAACAAAGAGCATCTTAAAGAAATAAAAACGGCCTTTTTCTCAGTTAATTTAGTGGCAAGAAAAGAAGATAAAAACACCCCTTCTACAAATCCCTATCTAATTAAATTTATAAAAGAAATAAATTGGACTCCAGATTTCTTAGAAGTATTTGCAGGTAAATTAGATTATAAATCATATTCAATAATAGACAGAATTATGATTAAACTAATTATGAGATTAACGGATGGTCCTACAAAATCTAAAGAACCAATAGAATTTACCAATTGGCAAAAAGTAGACGATTTTAGTTTAAAAATAAGTCAGAATTGCAAAAACAAACACATTACATTGTAA